A part of Onthophagus taurus isolate NC chromosome 7, IU_Otau_3.0, whole genome shotgun sequence genomic DNA contains:
- the LOC111420394 gene encoding protein phosphatase 1A, whose amino-acid sequence MGAFLDKPKTEKFLEQGEGNGLRYGVASMQGWRLEMEDAHMARTNLGNALKDWSYFAVFDGHAGAKVSAHCSEHLLDTIMATEEFQEDVMKGIHNGFLNLDNNMRLLPEVSSGEDKSGSTAVCAFISPRLVYVANCGDSRAILCQSGGPVFTTQDHKPSLPTEKERIVKAGGSVMIQRVNGSLAVSRALGDYEYKNLEGRGPCEQLVSPEPEIFVRDREESSDEFLVLACDGIWDVMSNEDLCAYIRSRLKITSDLREVTSQVIDTCLYKGSRDNMSIILVVFPGAPTVSEEAVRAETELDLTLERKVKEIIEQNEDIHFGSVLTKILALNIEGLPPGGGLASKKSLIEQIYKKICPELADTNDHNDKDDAI is encoded by the exons ATGGGAGCGTTTCTAGACAAGCCAAAGACGGAGAAGTTTCTCGAGCAGG GTGAAGGAAATGGACTCCGGTACGGTGTGGCCAGCATGCAAGGTTGGCGTTTGGAAATGGAAGATGCCCACATGGCGCGTACAAACCTGGGTAATGCGTTAAAGGATTGGTCGTATTTCGCGGTGTTTGACGGGCACGCGGGGGCTAAAGTGTCGGCTCATTGCTCGGAGCACCTTCTCGACACGATAATGGCAACGGAGGAATTCCAGGAGGACGTAATGAAAGGAATCCACAACGGTTTTCTAAACCTGGACAACAACATGCGTCTCCTCCCCGAGGTGTCTTCCGGGGAGGACAAAAGCGGCTCGACGGCCGTTTGCGCGTTTATTTCTCCGCGACTCGTCTACGTGGCGAACTGCGGCGATTCCCGAGCGATTCTGTGTCAGTCGGGAGGGCCTGTGTTCACGACGCAGGACCACAAGCCCAGTTTGCCGACGGAAAAGGAACGAATAGTGAAGGCGGGCGGGTCCGTGATGATTCAGCGGGTGAACGGGAGCCTGGCCGTGAGCCGCGCGCTCGGCGACTACGAGTACAAGAATTTGGAGGGTCGCGGTCCGTGCGAGCAGCTGGTGTCGCCCGAGCCGGAGATTTTCGTCAGGGACAGGGAGGAGTCGTCGGACGAGTTTCTCGTTTTGGCGTGCGACGGTATTTGGGATGTAATGAGTAACGAGGACTTGTGTGCGTACATCCGGTCGCGATTAAAAATTACTAGTGACCTGCGGGAAGTTACCAGTCAAGTAATTGACACCTGTTTGTATAAG GGTAGCCGTGATAATATGAGTATTATATTAGTTGTTTTCCCTGGAGCGCCTACCGTTTCGGAAGAGGCTGTTCGCGCGGAAACTGAGTTGGATTTAACACttgaaagaaaagttaaaG aaataattgaACAGAATGAAGACATCCATTTCGGCAGTGTGCTGACGAAAATATTAGCTTTAAATATTGAAGGTTTACCACCAGGAGGAGGTCTGGCATCCaa gaAATCGTTAATAgaacaaatatataaaaaaatttgtcccGAATTAGCAGATACA aATGATCATAACGATAAAGACGatgccatttaa